The Puniceicoccus vermicola DNA segment CGTTCGTGGATTTTCAGGGGCTTCACTACGACTATTCCTATTTGCTGAATGAGAGTCTTTGGGATGCCTATTTCTTTTCCACTCTTCCGGTCACCGGAACCATCGTCCCTGCGAACGGAAGGTTGGTATCCTCTGGCGTCGGGAACGGGGCAATTATCGGAGGTTATTATACTTCGGCTTCGGAACTGATGATAGATGGTTCGTTTAACGTCAATTCCACTTCGGAAGAGGCTTGGATCGCACTGCTTTCCTCATTTTTCGGTTCGGATGTAGAACTTCAGTCCGGAGTGACGGATCCCGCTGGTGGATCTCCGGGAGTTCCGGTCCTGCGGACTGAAATCCCGGTCGGCTCCGCGGTCGACGGAGCTTACAGTGTTGAGGACGAGGATGCTTACGACGGTTACCGGAAGTTGAGTCGGGATGAGATTGCGAACCTTGCCACTGCAATAGTCGATGAAATTGAGTTGCGAGGACCGTTTCCTTCACTTGCGGGTTTCGTCAATCGGCAACTCGATCCGGGCTTGGGACAAGGGCCACAGTTGAAAGGGGCGCTCGCCGCAGCGATTGACGCTGCAGGCATCAACGATGGACTTCAGGATATTTCCGTCGAGGCGGAGCCAAGTGGATTCGCGGGGTTCATTGCTGCGGCGGAACGCGGTTGGCGGACGGAGGGAATTCCGGGTTGGTTGACCCAGGCGGATCTCTTTGCCCGCTTGGGAAGCGTGCTTTCGGCTAGATCAGATACGTTTCGGATTCGTGGTATGGGCGTGGCCAACAAAGACCTAACCGAGGAGAATGCCGTGAAGATGTGGGGAGAGTTGATCGTGCAGCGCGTTCCCGACTTTGTTGATAGTGCGAATATTCCAGAGACTCCCTGGGATGGGAACGAAGCCATGGTGCGAGGGATTCCAGCACTTAACGAAGTCAATGAGCAGTTTGGTCGAGCCTACCGGGTCGTAGGGTTTCGTTGGTTGGAGGAGGGTGAGTTATGAGCAGGGCGTTACGAACTGGGTGGATTCTCGTGTCTCTTCTTCTTTTGGGAGGCACTTTCCTGAGGGCGGAAACTCCGATCGTGGAAGTCAAATTTCAGGTATACTTGTTAAGCCAGCCCTCTGCTCGTATTGAGGCCGCGGCACCCGATGATGGGGGAGGGACCCAAATGCGTAGCTATAAGCCGACTGAGATTCTCTATCGGAATCCGGGAAAGGATTCGTGGGAAGAGATCGAAGTTTCGGTGGGTCGTCTATCCCGGGAGCTTTTGTATGAAGGCCCGCCTGAGATTTCTCTCTATTGGGGAGATCCGTCTCGGAGGATGAAACTGGGCGCGGTGCGGGTTCCGGAAGGCGTTCGACGACTGCTCATCCTGATCATGCCAGACCGGAGTAGTGGTCCGGGGGTTCACCTGATCCCAATCCCATTTTCAGGAAACGAGATCGCCGGCGGGGAGGGTCGTTTTCTGAATCTGGGAACCGAAGACCTCGCGAGCCGCATTGGCGGAGATATGAAGGTCCTTTCCTTTGGTGAGTCCGTGTCAGTCGATCTGGGACAGGTTCAGGACTTTTATCTTCCTGTACAGTTTGCGGTGATGGATCCTACAGGGGGATGGACAGTGAGGCATTCCGAGAAACTGATCGTTCAGCCCGAGTTGGGGTATCTTTTTGTCATCTACAGTGTTCCGGGGCTGCGGGATCGTCTGAGGATTCTGAAGCTGGAGGTCCCGAAAAGGGCGGATGATTTCAGCCCTTCGGAATCGGTGGGTTGAGGCTTAGTTTTCCAAAATAGGTTTTTGGGGCTCAGCTCGGGCCAGTCGGCGAGACAGCTGGTCCCGGTAGAGAGACTGGGGAACCAAGGTGTCTCCACGGCCTACGCCCTCGACCCAGTCGGGCTCTTTAGTGTCGACGGAGTCCCTGCGGACTTCGAAGGCGGGGCCACTGGTTCCGATGACATAGCCTTTTCCCGTTTGGTCCGTGTTGATGATGAATGAATTGTCAGGATCGTACCACGACGGGCGGTATTGTTTGCCAGTGGTATTCCAGATCACGGTTTCGGTGGTGCCGAATCCATGGTCGGGGCCGCGAAAATGAGCCTCGATGATGCAGCGGTCGACCGTAATGCTGTCCATAAGATTCGCGGGCGAAAGCCACATGTGCCAGTCCGCTCCGATACTATTGGAGAAACTGCATTCCAGGATGACGTTTCCAGCAGTGGATCGGAATCGATGGGAGATCGGGCGTCGAAAGCGGTCGATACTGGTTTGCTCGACGAGGCAGTCCTGTCCTCCCATTGATATGCCGTACCCATTGCCACCGCCGCCGACAAACGCGGTATTCGCTAGATGACACCCCGTGACCGTGATCTGGCGAGACCAGTCGAGGGCGAATCCATTGGAAAGGAGGTGGACTGCTTCGCGGTTGGATTCGGGGCGGTAGGTGTGGACGTCGCGGATCCAGCTGTTGGCGACATGCTCAAAGTGGATCAGATAGGAAGCATGGAGGCCGTAGAGGGAGCTGGTTTCGGAGTTGAGAAGCTGTTTCCAGTCTCCGTGTTCGATTCCGTTGCTGAAATAGATCCAATCTTCGACATCGTTGCCACCCGGTGCATTGCCTTTGCGCGTGGCGCTGTTTGCCGCAATGGAGGGGTCTAGGATCATCCCGATCGAGAGGTGCTCGATTCCCACTTCTTCCAACAGCGGCTGAATCTTGAAGATTCTCAGATTGGCGTCTGCCCGAAGATTGGTATGGACGGGAATATCGAAGGTCAGAGTATTCGTTTCCCGCTCGATCCCGATGATCTTGCGGGGATAGATTTGACCGAGATTCAGTTTCTGCAATCGACTGAAGATTTCTCTGGGAGCGAAGGAATCGATGAACTGTTGGGTGACGTCTTCCCGGATGCTTACGGTGTCACCGATTGCAAATTTGTCGACATCATCGATCTGTAGCGTTGTTGCTCCCTTCGGGATGTCCTGCTCGAGAGGAGTGGTCTCGGACTTTGGGACAAACCAGAGCGGAGGGCCGTTTTGCCGGATCCGAGGCGATACGTGAAAAATGCTCGTGGTCCGCATCATCGGATCATCGTTGAACAGATGGGTCTTTTTCGGACCCGCTCCACGAACAACGAGGTTGCTGGTTTGGATATGAAATACCGTCCTTTTTCTTCCGTCGATGTATGGGGTTTGCGGGGAGATGCGAAATACTCCCTCTGGAATGAATACGACTCCGCCACCAGCTTGGCTTGCGGCTTCAATGGCGCCTTGAATTGCCGTGGTGCTGTCCCGAGTTCCGGTTGGGTCGGCGAGGAATGGGGCTTCGGTTACGTCGAATACCGGTTCCCGGGAGTTCGCAATGGGGAGAGGTTTTTGGCCGGAATGATAGCCAGCATACGAGAAATCATTCAGGGAGTATCCATCGAGAAAAACCTTTCCTGGCTCCCAATCGACGGGGTAGAGCTCCGACCGCCATTCAGAGGATGACGATGGGGCGGTGGGTGCATCGGATGCAAAGAGAGAGGCAGCAGTGGCAAAGAGGGCCGTAAGGGCGAGTGGGATGGAGGATTTCATGAACGGGGGTCTGAAAATAGGTTCTTCTCAGAGTTCTGGCCCGAATTCTTTCTAGCCTCAATCGCCGGGTTTTTGAACTCGTTTCATGGAGCTCACGTGATTTTGTGGAATCAGTGACTTGGTTTTCCGGAGACGGTTCTTTAGATTCATTGTTTTTATGACCCAATCCAATACTCTTGATTTTGCCGCTTTTGCCAAACGAGCCGAAGCGGGTGAACGTTTAACTGTGACTTTCTTTGGGGGAAGCCTGACTTGGGGCGCGCAAGCGACGGATCCCCTGAAAACCTCGTATCGCGCCTTGATCGGGAAAAAGATGCAGGAGCGCTATCCGGAGGCCCATTTTACTTTTGTCGACGCGGCGATTGGTGGAACCGGCTCCCAACTGGGGGCATTCCGCTTGCAGCGCGATGTGCTGGCCCATGAGCCGGATTTGGTCTTTTTGGATTTTACCGTCAATGATGGGGCCTCGAAGATTCCCGAGGACGATCGGCTCTCCTCCTACGAATCGATCATTCGCAGGATGGTGTCGGCTGGTATTCCCGTGGTTCAGATGCTTTTGGCTGTAAAGGTCGATGTGGAGAAGGTCACGGACCGTCCCCTGGACGCCCTTCATCGGGAGATTGGGGAGGCCTACGGGCTGCCCGTGGGCGACGCGGTCGCGGTGATGCGGGCGGCGGTCAATTCGGGCGAGGTGACTCCGGAGGAGTTGTGGGATTTGCCGTACGATTCGACGCATCCTGGCGATGCGGGGTATGCTCTCTATGCCAAGGCTGCTTGGGGTGCTTATTCTTCTGCCGTAGAAGAGAAGCGGATTTGTCAGGTCCCAGAGGCGATGGTGCATACAGACCGTTATATGCGGATCGACCGCTTCCCGCTCTGCACTTTGGAAAATTTGCCGGAAGGCTGGAGCCGGGGAGTCCCACGCCGGGACGCCATTGCCTTCGACTTCATCTGCTCGCGTTGGATGGACGACTTGGCCATTGCTAGCAGCAAAGAGGGCAAGGCTCCCCAGCCTCTGATGCTTTCGTTCGTCGGGGAATCCATTCTTCTTTTCGGTGAGGGAACTCAGAGGTCCGGATCTTTTGAAATTCGCATCGATGAAGGTGAGCCGCAGGAGTATCCGACCGTATGCGCGGGAGGAAGTATGCGCTACTTGCAGATCGTAGCCATGGACCTGAAGCCGGACGTAGCCCACACGATCTCGATCCTTCCAAAGTTGAAGGGAGACGAAGAGCTTCGATTGGAGAGCGTCTGTATTGCCGGTGGCCAAGTGCTCGTCGACGGGTAGGGGCGAGTAAGGCCTCTCGAATAAAGAACTTAAACCCTCTCAAGGATCTAATAGCATATGCAGGCAATGGACTGGCTGAAAGAGGCCGTAATCTATCAAATCTACCCTCAGTCCTTCCAGGATACCAACGGGGATGGGATTGGCGACTTTCAAGGGATCATCAAGCGGCTGGACTATATCCGCAGCATCGGGATCAACACCATCTGGTTGAATCCTTGTTTCGATTCGCCGTTTGGGGATGCGGGTTACGATATTCGTGATTTCTATAAGATCGCACCCCGGTATGGCACCGAAGAGGATTTTGAGGAATTGGTAAAGGAGGCGCACGCGCGGGAGATTCGGGTCGTACTGGATTTCGTGGCCGGCCACACCTCGATGGACAATCCCTGGTTTCAGGCCGAAGCTGAGAAACCGCATTCGGCGGATTCGAATCGCTACATCTGGAGAAATCGGGATTTCGACCCGGCTACCGGACCGCAGAAGGGCGACTTCGTCTCCAATTTCTTTTGGTATCAGCCGGCGCTGAATTTCGGGTATTCCGAGATCACCGAGCCTTGGCAGGATCCGCTGCACGCCCCCGGGCCGCAGAAGAACCGGGAGGAGATGCGAAAAATTCTCGCCTATTGGTTCGATCGCGGGTGCGACGGGTTCCGGGTTGATATGGCAGGTTCGTTGGTCAAGCCGCAGGATACTCCCGCGTCGGTTGAGGCAACCAAAGCAATTTGGCAGGAAGTCCGCGCATGGATGGATGAGGCGTATCCTGATCGGGTCTTACTCTCCGAATGGAGTTTTCCCAGTCGGTCGATCAATGCCGGTTTCCATCTCGACTTCATGTTGCATTTCAACACTCCGGGGTATTCGTCCTTGTTTTTCAACGGCAAGGGCACGCTGGCGCCTCCGAAGGATCAGGCCTACTGCTATTTTGACGCCGAGGGGCAGGGGAGTCTCGATGTCTTTTTGAAATCGTACTCCGAGCAGCGGGAAGCAACCCGAGGCAAAGGGTTGATCACCCTCCCGGTCGGCTGTCACGATTTTCAGCGTCTGCGGTGCGCCCCCCGAGGTTGGGATGAGCTGCGGTGTGCCTGGGTGTTCTTTATGACCCAAGCCGGACCGCCGACCATTTACTATGGTGAGGAAATCGGGATGCGCTTCGTCGAAAACCTGGAGCCAAAGGAGGGATCGACCTTAGCCGGAATTACTGCGGTCAACGCCGGAACGGATCTCGGGGAACGCGCCGGGACGAGGACGCCGATGCAATGGGATGATTCGAAAAATGCGGGTTTCTCCACC contains these protein-coding regions:
- a CDS encoding glycosyl hydrolase family 28-related protein — translated: MKSSIPLALTALFATAASLFASDAPTAPSSSSEWRSELYPVDWEPGKVFLDGYSLNDFSYAGYHSGQKPLPIANSREPVFDVTEAPFLADPTGTRDSTTAIQGAIEAASQAGGGVVFIPEGVFRISPQTPYIDGRKRTVFHIQTSNLVVRGAGPKKTHLFNDDPMMRTTSIFHVSPRIRQNGPPLWFVPKSETTPLEQDIPKGATTLQIDDVDKFAIGDTVSIREDVTQQFIDSFAPREIFSRLQKLNLGQIYPRKIIGIERETNTLTFDIPVHTNLRADANLRIFKIQPLLEEVGIEHLSIGMILDPSIAANSATRKGNAPGGNDVEDWIYFSNGIEHGDWKQLLNSETSSLYGLHASYLIHFEHVANSWIRDVHTYRPESNREAVHLLSNGFALDWSRQITVTGCHLANTAFVGGGGNGYGISMGGQDCLVEQTSIDRFRRPISHRFRSTAGNVILECSFSNSIGADWHMWLSPANLMDSITVDRCIIEAHFRGPDHGFGTTETVIWNTTGKQYRPSWYDPDNSFIINTDQTGKGYVIGTSGPAFEVRRDSVDTKEPDWVEGVGRGDTLVPQSLYRDQLSRRLARAEPQKPILEN
- a CDS encoding SGNH/GDSL hydrolase family protein → MTQSNTLDFAAFAKRAEAGERLTVTFFGGSLTWGAQATDPLKTSYRALIGKKMQERYPEAHFTFVDAAIGGTGSQLGAFRLQRDVLAHEPDLVFLDFTVNDGASKIPEDDRLSSYESIIRRMVSAGIPVVQMLLAVKVDVEKVTDRPLDALHREIGEAYGLPVGDAVAVMRAAVNSGEVTPEELWDLPYDSTHPGDAGYALYAKAAWGAYSSAVEEKRICQVPEAMVHTDRYMRIDRFPLCTLENLPEGWSRGVPRRDAIAFDFICSRWMDDLAIASSKEGKAPQPLMLSFVGESILLFGEGTQRSGSFEIRIDEGEPQEYPTVCAGGSMRYLQIVAMDLKPDVAHTISILPKLKGDEELRLESVCIAGGQVLVDG
- a CDS encoding alpha-amylase family glycosyl hydrolase, which gives rise to MDWLKEAVIYQIYPQSFQDTNGDGIGDFQGIIKRLDYIRSIGINTIWLNPCFDSPFGDAGYDIRDFYKIAPRYGTEEDFEELVKEAHAREIRVVLDFVAGHTSMDNPWFQAEAEKPHSADSNRYIWRNRDFDPATGPQKGDFVSNFFWYQPALNFGYSEITEPWQDPLHAPGPQKNREEMRKILAYWFDRGCDGFRVDMAGSLVKPQDTPASVEATKAIWQEVRAWMDEAYPDRVLLSEWSFPSRSINAGFHLDFMLHFNTPGYSSLFFNGKGTLAPPKDQAYCYFDAEGQGSLDVFLKSYSEQREATRGKGLITLPVGCHDFQRLRCAPRGWDELRCAWVFFMTQAGPPTIYYGEEIGMRFVENLEPKEGSTLAGITAVNAGTDLGERAGTRTPMQWDDSKNAGFSTAPAERLYFPIDPDEDRPTVESQDKDPNSLLNFVRELIRLRKANPVLGTDGEFTFLNTTEQHYPFAYLRELDGARCLVVINPSRHARSVDLRVAGEPCEVLLGQGCVCERHGESLSVTVAGHGFGIIPLR